A window of the Gossypium hirsutum isolate 1008001.06 chromosome A05, Gossypium_hirsutum_v2.1, whole genome shotgun sequence genome harbors these coding sequences:
- the LOC107961032 gene encoding protein LURP-one-related 14 gives MASDEQMIKIVGDQFCVPYTMQLVVKRKVESFSNVRYDVFDTTGNSLLQVDGGVWNSKKKRVIKDPAGFPVITLRKKALSWKKQWQIYQGESSEKNHFLCSVQRSNALQMKNNLDVYLASSYLEDGPDFHVTGSFTSMSFKVWKGNSVIAEVMHNFTWGSCMGKESFKLKVCPEVDYAFILALTVIMHETDKV, from the exons ATGGCAAGTGATGAGCAGATGATCAAGATTGTCGGGGATCAATTTTGTGTCCCTTACACAATGCAGCTGGTTGTGAAAAGAAAAGTAGAGTCATTTTCCAATGTACGCTACGATGTATTTGATACTACTGGAAATTCTCTCCTTCAAGTCGATGGAGGTGTCTGGAACTCCAAAAAGAAAAGGGTCATCAAAGATCCTGCTGGTTTTCCTGTCATCACTCTACGCAAAAAG GCACTATCCTGGAAAAAGCAATGGCAAATCTATCAAGGTGAAAGCTCAGAGAAAAACCACTTTTTGTGCAGCGTGCAACGATCCAATGCGCTTCAAATGAAGAACAATCTTGATGTTTACTTAGCAAGCAGCTACTTGGAAGATGGCCCTGATTTTCATGTGACTGGAAGTTTCACTTCCATGTCTTTCAAAGTTTGGAAAGGCAATTCAGTTATTGCAGAG GTTATGCATAATTTCACATGGGGAAGCTGCATGGGCAAAGAAAGTTTCAAGTTAAAAGTGTGTCCAGAGGTGGACTATGCCTTCATTCTAGCTTTGACAGTGATTATGCATGAGACAGACAAAGTATAA
- the LOC107960080 gene encoding mitochondrial outer membrane protein porin of 36 kDa, with amino-acid sequence MGKGPGLYSDIGKKARDLLYKDYQADHKFTVTTYTSNGVAITSTGTKKGELLLADVNTQLKNKNITTDVKFDSRSNLFTTVTIDEPAPGLKTIFSFVVPDQKSGKVELQYRHEYAGISTGIGLTAKPLVSFSGVIGNDSVSVGTDLSFDTASGNFIKLNAGLNITHSDLIASMTLNDKGDTLTASYYHIVSPLTNTAVGAELTHSFSSNENTLTIGTQHALDPLTTVKARMNNYGRASALIQHEWRPKSLFTISGEVDTRAIEKSAKVGLALALKP; translated from the exons ATGGGAAAAGGTCCTGGTCTCTACTCCGATATCGGCAAAAAGGCTAGAG ATCTTCTTTACAAGGATTACCAGGCTGACCACAAGTTCACTGTCACTACTTACACTTCCAATGGAGTC GCAATCACATCAACCGGGACTAAGAAAGGTGAATTGCTTTTGGCTGATGTAAATACTCAGCTCAAGAACAAGAACATCACAACTGATGTGAAATTCGACTCCAGATCGAAT CTTTTCACCACTGTCACTATTGATGAACCTGCACCAGGATTGAAGACCATCTTTAGTTTCGTTGTTCCTGATCAAAAGTCTGGCAAG GTGGAACTGCAATACCGGCATGAATATGCTGGCATAAGCACTGGCATTGGATTGACTGCAAAGCCTCTTGTTAGCTTTTCTGGTGTTATTGGAAACGATTCTGTCTCTGTTGGGACTGATCTCTCATTTGACACTGCCAGTGGAAACTTTATCAAACTGAATGCTGGGTTAAATATCACCCATTCTGACCTCATTGCTTCCATGACATT GAATGATAAAGGTGATACTCTTACTGCTTCCTACTACCACATTGTTAGTCCATTGACTAACACAGCAGTTGGTGCAGAGCTGACCCATAGTTTCTCGAGTAACGAGAACACTCTCACTATTGGTACGCAGCATGCTCTTGACCCATTGACCACAGTGAAGGCTCGTATGAACAACTATGGCAGAGCAAGCGCACTGATCCAGCATGAGTGGCGCCCAAAATCCCTCTTCACTATATCAGGAGAGGTGGACACCAGAGCAATTGAAAAGAGTGCTAAGGTTGGGTTGGCCTTGGCACTCAAGCCATAG